The Kribbella sp. HUAS MG21 genome includes the window AGCACGACGTCGTACATCCGGGTCACTTCCGCGAAGCCTTCACCGCGTCGGCCTGTCCCCCGGCGCCGGTCGGCCGCGACGAGGCCTCGGCACCGCGGGTCTGGATGTCGGCGAGCGCCGCCTTGTCCGCCTTCGGCACGCTGAACCGCGACCCCGCCTCGATGACGTGCGGAAGCACCCAGCGCACCACCTTCAATGCGCCGATCCAGCCGGGCACGTGGACGGTCCGCGACCGCTTCCGGATGCCCTCGACGAACTTGCCGACCGCGAACTCCAGCGAGTACGTCTTGCTCACCAGCGGGATCCCGGTCCGCACCTTGCCGAACACCGGGTGCGTGTCGACACCGCGCACCATGTCGGTGTCGACGAACGTCATGTGCGCGACGCCGACCCGGACACCGAGATGCTTGAGCTCCGGCCGCAACGTGTCGCCCATCGCCTCGACACCGGCCTTCGCCACGTTGTACGACGCCAGACCCGGGATGTGCACGATCGCGGCCAGCGAGGACACGAGCAGCAGGTAGCCCTTGCTCTCGAGCAGGTACGGCAAGGTCAGGTTGACCGTCTTCCAGACACCGAGCAGGTTGACGTCGATGACGCGCTCCCACGCCTTCGGGTCCATGCTCCGGGTGAAGCCCGGCGCCGCGATCCCGGCATTCGCCATCACGACGTCGATCCGGCCGTACCGCGCCGCGATCCCCTCGACGGCCGCCCGCAGCGAGTCGGCGTCGGTCACGTCCGCCTCCCACCAGCCGGCGTCCGGGCCGCAGTCCTCAGCGACCTTCTTCAGCTCGTCGGGCTCCAGGCCGACCAGCGCGAGCTTCGCGCCGTCCTGCGCCAGCTTCCGGGCGACCGCGGCGCCGATCCCCCGGGAGGCGCCGGTGATGAGCACGACTTGACCGGCCAACGGACGCATCGGGACCTCCAGGCTTGTTGAGTGGGTACTCAACAGTAAGTGCTTGTTGACCGAATACTCAATAGACTGTCGGTATGAGCCAGACCTCTTCCTCCGGCGCCCGGCTGCGGCCCGGCGAGCGGCGGGCGCAGATCCTCGCGGCCGCGCGCCGGGTGCTGCTCGCGGACCCGCACCGCGAGCTCACGGTCGAGCTCGTCGCCGCCGAGGCCGGGGTCTCCCCCGCGTTGCTGTTCCACTACTTCGGCTCGAAGAAGAAGTTCCAGTACGCCGTCATCGAGGAGGCGGCCGCCGAGGTGATGCTGCGGACGGCGCCGGACCCGGCGCTGCCCCCGGCCGAACGGCTGCGCTCCGGGATCCGCGCGTTCGTGCGCGCCGTCCTCGAAGCCCCGCAGCTCTACCGCGCCACGCTCCTGATGTCCGCGGCCGGCGACCCGGAGATCCGCGCGCTGCACTCGGACCTGCGGCGCGTGTTCAGCGAGTGGGTGATCGCCGCGGTCGCCGAGCGTGGCATCGAGGTCACCCCCGTCGTCGAGCTCGCCTGCCACGGCTGGCAGGGTTACGTCGAGCAGACCCTGCTGGTGTGGATCGACAACCCGACCGTGTCGCCGGACGCTCTCGAGCACCTGTGCGAGCACTCGCTGGACGCGATCCTCTCGACCACCAGCCTCGAGCCGACCTCCGAATGAGCGTGATGAACAAGTTCTTCCTGACGGTCCACATCCTCGCGGCGATCCTGTGCGTCGGCCCGGTGACCGTCGCGGCCAGCATGTTCCCGCCGCTCGCGCGCCGGATGCTGGCCGCGGAGACTCCGCAGCCCGGCGGCCTGGACGTGCTGCACCGGATCACCCGGGTCTACGCGTGGGCGAGTCTCGCCGTACCGGTCTTCGGGTTCGCGGTGGCCGGCGGCATGCAGGTGATGGACGAGGCCTGGCTGATCGTCTCGATCGTGCTGACGCTGGCCGCCGCGCTGGTGCTCGCGTTCCTGGTCGTGCCCGCCCAGTCCGCCGTCCTCGCGGTCGCGGGCGGTACGGCGGAAGCGCGCGGCGGCCTGCTCTCGAAGGCGAAGCTGCTGTCGATGACGAGCGGGATCTTCGGGCTGCTGTGGCTGATCGTCCTGGTGCTGATGGTCGTCAAGCCCGGGCACACCAGAGGATAGGGTTCGCACGTGCTGACGGTTGCCACGGTGAACGTGAACGGGATCAGGGCCGCCTTCCGGCGCGGCATGGGGCCCTGGCTGCGGGACACCGACCCGGATTTGCTGCTGATGCAGGAAGTCCGGGCGCCGGACGACGTACTGCGGGAGGCCCTCGGCGGTGACTGGCACATCGCCCACGCCGAGCCGGCCATCGACGGGCACAAGGGCCGGGCCGGGGTCGCAGTGGCGAGCCGGCGGCCGATCAAGGACGAGCGCGGTGAGATCGGGCCGGAGCGGTTCATCGGCAGCGGGCGGTGGGTCGAGGCGGACGTGGCGCTGCCCGACGGCTCGCTGCTCACCGCGATCAGCACATACGTCTTCACCGGGGAGTTCGAGACGCCGCCGCGGCAGGAGGAGAAGTACGCGTTCCTGGACGCGATCACGCACCGGCTCGGCGAGCTGCGCGCGGACGGGCGGCACGTGCTGCTGTGCGGCGACCTGAACATCGCGCACCGCGAGGTCGACCTGAAGGCCTGGAAGGCGAACCGGAAGAAGAGCGGCTTCCTGCCCGAGGAACGCGCCTGGATGGACCGGCTGTTCGAGGCCGGCTGGGTCGACCTCGGCCGCCGCTTCGGCGGCGACGGCCCGGGCCCGTACTCGTGGTGGTCGTGGCGCGGCAAGGCCTTCGACAACGACGCCGGCTGGCGGATCGACTACCAGATCGCGTCCCCGGAGTTCGCCGCGCTGGCCCGGAACTGCGTGGTGCACCGGGCGCCGACGTACGCCCAGCGGTGGAGCGATCACGCCCCGGTCGTCGCGACGTACGGGATCTGAGCGCGTCCGGGTAGTCTCGCCGCATGCCAGAGATTTCTTCCCCGAACTCTTCTGTTACGCCGCCCGTCGCCGCCCGGAAGCCGGTCGAGCGGACCCACCACGGCGACACGTTCGTCGACGACTACGAGTGGTTGCGGGACAAGACGAACGACGAGGTGCTGGACTACCTGCGGGCCGAGAACGCCTACACCGAGGCCCGCACCGCGCACCTGGAATCGTTGCGCGAGGCAATCTTCAAGGAGATCTCGGACCGCACCCTGCAGACCGACCTGAGCGTCCCGGCGCGGCGCGGCGGCTACTGGTACTACTCGCGCACGATCGAGGGCAAGCAGTACGCGCTGCACTGCCGGGTCAAGGTGGCCGGTGACCAGCCGCCCGCGACCGACGGCGAGATCGCGGGCGAGGAGGTCATGCTCGACGGCAACGAGGTGGCCGGCGACTCCGAGTTCTTCTCGCTCGGCACCGTCGACGTCTCCCCCGACGGCCGGCTGCTGGCGTACTCCGTCGACCTCAAGGGCGACGAGCGCTTCACGCTGCGGATCAAGAACCTGGAGACCGGCGAGCTGCTGCCGGACGAGCTGCCCGAGGTGCACTACGGCTCGGCCTGGTCCGCGGACGGGTCGACGATCTTCTACACCAAGGTCGACGACGCCTGGCGGCCGTACCAGGTCTGGCGGCACGCGCTGGGCAGTCCTGGGAATGATTCTGGCGACGTCCTGGTGATGGAGGAGACCGACGAGCGGTTCTGGGTCGGTGTCGACCTGACCCGCAACGAGCAGGCGATCATGATCGCGCTCGGCAGCAAGCTGACCAGCGAGGTCTGGCTGCTCGACGCGAACGACCCGGCGGGCGACCCGGTCGTGGTGGCGCCGCGCCGCGAGGGCGTCGAGTACGACGTCGAGCACGCCGGCGACCAGTTGCTCATCACGCACAACGCGGACGCCGCCAACTTCTCGCTGGCCTCCGCACCGCTCGACGCCCCCGGCGACTGGACCACGTTGCTCGAGGGCGACGAGACCAGCCGGCTGCTCGGCGCGGACGCGTTCGCCGACCACGTCATCCTGTACCGGCGGCGCAACGCGCTCACCGAGCTCGCGATCATGCGGCGTACCGGCGACGGCTTCGGCGCTCCCGAGGTGCTGGAGTTCGAGGAGCCGATCTACACCGTCTCCCCCGGCCGCAACGACGAGTGGCACGACACCCGGTACCGCTTCGGCTACACCTCGCTGGTCACGCCCGGTTCGACGTACGACGTGGACGTCGCGACCGGCGAGCGGCGGCTGCTCAAGCAGCAGCCCGTGCTCGGCGGCGTCGACACGAGCGACTACACGCAGTACCGCGAATGGGCGACGGCGCCGGACGGGACGCAGGTGCCGATCTCGATGGTCGCGCGCAAGGACGTCGCGAAGGACGGGAACGCGCCGGTCGTGCTGTACGGGTACGGGTCGTACGAGCACTCGGTCGACCCCTGGTTCTCGATCCCGCGGCTGTCGCTGCTCGACCGCGGCGTGGTGTTCGCGATCGCGCACGTGCGCGGCGGCGGCGAGCTCGGCCGGCACTGGTACGACGACGGCAAGATGCTCACCAAGCGCAACACGTTCACCGACTTCGTCGCGGCCGCCGAGCACCTCGTGCAGGCCGGCTGGACGAAGCCCGAGCGGATCGTCGCGCAGGGCGGGAGCGCCGGCGGCCTGCTGATGGGCGCGGTCGCGAACCTCGCGCCGCAGGCCTTCGGCGGGATCGTGGCCGAGGTCCCGTTCGTGGACGCGCTGACCACGATTCTCGACCCGTCGCTGCCGCTCACGGTGATCGAGTGGGAGGAATGGGGCAATCCGCTCGAGAACCCCGACGTCTACGCGTACATGAAGTCCTACTCGCCGTACGAGAACGTCACCGCGCAGCGCTATCCGCGGATCCTGGC containing:
- a CDS encoding SDR family oxidoreductase; the encoded protein is MRPLAGQVVLITGASRGIGAAVARKLAQDGAKLALVGLEPDELKKVAEDCGPDAGWWEADVTDADSLRAAVEGIAARYGRIDVVMANAGIAAPGFTRSMDPKAWERVIDVNLLGVWKTVNLTLPYLLESKGYLLLVSSLAAIVHIPGLASYNVAKAGVEAMGDTLRPELKHLGVRVGVAHMTFVDTDMVRGVDTHPVFGKVRTGIPLVSKTYSLEFAVGKFVEGIRKRSRTVHVPGWIGALKVVRWVLPHVIEAGSRFSVPKADKAALADIQTRGAEASSRPTGAGGQADAVKASRK
- a CDS encoding TetR/AcrR family transcriptional regulator; translation: MSQTSSSGARLRPGERRAQILAAARRVLLADPHRELTVELVAAEAGVSPALLFHYFGSKKKFQYAVIEEAAAEVMLRTAPDPALPPAERLRSGIRAFVRAVLEAPQLYRATLLMSAAGDPEIRALHSDLRRVFSEWVIAAVAERGIEVTPVVELACHGWQGYVEQTLLVWIDNPTVSPDALEHLCEHSLDAILSTTSLEPTSE
- the xth gene encoding exodeoxyribonuclease III, with the translated sequence MLTVATVNVNGIRAAFRRGMGPWLRDTDPDLLLMQEVRAPDDVLREALGGDWHIAHAEPAIDGHKGRAGVAVASRRPIKDERGEIGPERFIGSGRWVEADVALPDGSLLTAISTYVFTGEFETPPRQEEKYAFLDAITHRLGELRADGRHVLLCGDLNIAHREVDLKAWKANRKKSGFLPEERAWMDRLFEAGWVDLGRRFGGDGPGPYSWWSWRGKAFDNDAGWRIDYQIASPEFAALARNCVVHRAPTYAQRWSDHAPVVATYGI
- a CDS encoding S9 family peptidase → MPEISSPNSSVTPPVAARKPVERTHHGDTFVDDYEWLRDKTNDEVLDYLRAENAYTEARTAHLESLREAIFKEISDRTLQTDLSVPARRGGYWYYSRTIEGKQYALHCRVKVAGDQPPATDGEIAGEEVMLDGNEVAGDSEFFSLGTVDVSPDGRLLAYSVDLKGDERFTLRIKNLETGELLPDELPEVHYGSAWSADGSTIFYTKVDDAWRPYQVWRHALGSPGNDSGDVLVMEETDERFWVGVDLTRNEQAIMIALGSKLTSEVWLLDANDPAGDPVVVAPRREGVEYDVEHAGDQLLITHNADAANFSLASAPLDAPGDWTTLLEGDETSRLLGADAFADHVILYRRRNALTELAIMRRTGDGFGAPEVLEFEEPIYTVSPGRNDEWHDTRYRFGYTSLVTPGSTYDVDVATGERRLLKQQPVLGGVDTSDYTQYREWATAPDGTQVPISMVARKDVAKDGNAPVVLYGYGSYEHSVDPWFSIPRLSLLDRGVVFAIAHVRGGGELGRHWYDDGKMLTKRNTFTDFVAAAEHLVQAGWTKPERIVAQGGSAGGLLMGAVANLAPQAFGGIVAEVPFVDALTTILDPSLPLTVIEWEEWGNPLENPDVYAYMKSYSPYENVTAQRYPRILAITSLNDTRVFYVEPAKWVAKLRATAAGDSDVLLKTEMEAGHGGRSGRYDAWREIAYSLAWELDVLGLS